The Thermoplasmata archaeon genome has a segment encoding these proteins:
- the pyrB gene encoding aspartate carbamoyltransferase: protein MSMQDKDFIGKDIVSIRELSNEEIDHILLTAKKMVEIAKGKKVVKPLDGKILGTAFFEPSTRTRLSFESAMLRLGGKCLGFSEATTTSVAKGETLADTVRMLASYSDVIVIRHKYEGAARLAAEFSDKPVINAGDGAGQHPTQTLLDLFTIKEKLGKLEGINVALIGDLKYGRTVHSLAHALAKFNANLYFVAPESLQMPDHIIEPLVEMGAKTQKFNALEDVIETCDVFYMTRIQRERFPDIQEYNKVAGIFRLNAKMLERAKKHAIVMHPLPRVNEISPDVDATKHAMYFEQAFNGVPVRMALLLLLLGGEIDA, encoded by the coding sequence ATGTCGATGCAGGATAAGGATTTTATCGGAAAGGACATAGTGTCCATCAGGGAGCTGAGCAACGAAGAAATTGATCACATTCTTCTGACCGCAAAGAAAATGGTTGAAATTGCAAAAGGCAAAAAGGTTGTGAAACCACTTGATGGTAAAATTCTGGGTACAGCGTTCTTTGAACCAAGCACAAGAACGCGACTTTCTTTTGAATCAGCGATGCTCCGTCTCGGTGGAAAATGCCTTGGTTTTTCCGAGGCAACTACAACTTCAGTGGCTAAGGGAGAAACCCTTGCCGACACAGTGCGAATGCTTGCCAGTTACAGCGATGTAATCGTGATAAGGCACAAATATGAGGGCGCGGCACGGCTTGCAGCTGAATTCTCTGATAAGCCAGTGATTAATGCAGGCGATGGCGCAGGGCAGCATCCCACGCAGACACTCCTTGACCTTTTCACGATAAAGGAGAAACTTGGCAAGCTAGAAGGTATAAATGTGGCCCTCATTGGCGATTTGAAGTATGGAAGGACCGTGCATTCTCTCGCCCATGCCCTCGCAAAATTCAATGCTAACCTGTACTTTGTTGCACCAGAATCACTGCAGATGCCAGACCACATCATAGAACCGCTCGTGGAGATGGGTGCCAAAACCCAGAAATTTAATGCACTCGAGGATGTGATTGAAACCTGCGATGTGTTTTACATGACCAGAATTCAGAGGGAGCGTTTTCCAGACATCCAGGAATACAACAAGGTTGCGGGCATCTTTCGTCTAAACGCAAAGATGCTGGAGCGAGCAAAGAAACACGCAATTGTGATGCATCCACTGCCCAGAGTAAACGAAATTTCACCAGATGTGGATGCAACAAAGCATGCAATG